In the Wenzhouxiangella sp. XN24 genome, one interval contains:
- a CDS encoding PhzF family phenazine biosynthesis protein produces the protein MSRNRRRYRILDVFTDTPYGGNPLALVMEADGLSGAQMQLIAREFALSETVFILPPRHRGHTHRLRIFTPTQELPFAGHPTIGAALTLAEEGWTDTEFVFEQGVGPVSVSLRQSKHLQTAWLHAPNPPEVGPPAPPTDALATVISLHPRDILAGDWGPGMVSAGVPYLVVPVRDMDALGRAELDLQRWREIVKDLWAPNVYLVAPVDGPGQTHYRARMFGPAIGIAEDSATGSAATAFPAWLVPRLGLTAGVLTVTISQGFEMNRPSRLMIEVELSAGLITTVRVGGTAVSIAAGTLQAPG, from the coding sequence ATGAGCCGCAACCGGCGACGCTACCGCATTCTCGACGTGTTTACGGACACGCCCTACGGGGGTAACCCGCTGGCCCTGGTGATGGAAGCCGACGGATTGAGCGGCGCACAGATGCAGCTGATCGCGCGCGAATTCGCCTTGTCGGAGACGGTGTTCATCCTCCCGCCGCGCCACCGCGGCCACACCCATCGCTTGCGCATTTTCACGCCGACCCAGGAGTTGCCTTTCGCTGGCCATCCCACCATCGGCGCAGCGCTGACGCTTGCAGAGGAAGGCTGGACGGACACGGAGTTCGTCTTCGAGCAGGGCGTAGGCCCGGTGAGTGTCAGCCTGCGCCAGAGCAAGCACCTGCAGACCGCATGGCTGCACGCGCCCAATCCCCCCGAGGTCGGCCCGCCCGCGCCGCCGACGGACGCGCTCGCGACCGTGATATCGCTGCATCCCCGCGATATCCTCGCCGGCGACTGGGGACCCGGCATGGTCTCCGCGGGCGTGCCTTATCTCGTCGTCCCGGTGCGCGATATGGATGCCCTGGGGCGTGCGGAGCTCGACCTGCAGCGCTGGCGGGAAATCGTCAAGGATCTCTGGGCGCCCAACGTTTACCTCGTTGCCCCGGTGGACGGCCCTGGCCAGACGCATTACCGCGCGCGGATGTTCGGGCCCGCGATCGGCATCGCCGAGGATTCCGCCACGGGATCCGCCGCCACCGCGTTTCCGGCCTGGCTCGTGCCGCGCCTCGGCCTCACGGCCGGCGTGCTGACGGTGACCATCTCACAGGGTTTCGAGATGAACCGGCCCAGCCGGCTGATGATCGAGGTCGAACTCTCCGCCGGGCTCATCACGACGGTCCGGGTCGGCGGCACGGCCGTGTCGATCGCGGCAGGGACGCTGCAGGCGCCCGGCTGA
- a CDS encoding GMC oxidoreductase: MARVHEVLIIGSGFGGSIAAARLAEAGVDVAILERGPWRDTLPVQSMGIPNRIRYPAGLQLATRGFKRINGRLLPRGGLTLSRYGLFESFSAGDVSVLCASGVGGGSHVYTALNDRPRVSGYWDGHHPDVSNDVLEPHYERVMAEMGGRPPRLEDAIPNLTASRYRGHDWLQGGDGGRQPAHAVQYPEIPGTSREIDWGEGIRRREADWKDGGLLGSRFGTKTTLDFAFLAPAMRRGLRVLDLHEAISVHRCRQTNLARYSVQAKNLYTGQVEAFYADHVMLAAGTMNTLRLLLVSRDEARGLDGLPALGRRFGTNGDHLAWWGMDDAEADFSRGLPCHGPVALRHGGREDDPFMVEVGLIGVDAFPMPDRLRRRLRRGVMLVAMGADLADGRVSLRRGRLHVRYTRDAQPVYARTEALFREIAAQSGKPVRMRRRPFTVHPLGGAVLGPSDAESVVDGRGEVHGYPGLFIVDAAALPAAPGGPPSMTIAAWSSFVASRFLEDRT; this comes from the coding sequence ATGGCCCGCGTCCATGAAGTACTGATCATCGGCAGCGGTTTCGGCGGCAGCATCGCCGCTGCCCGCCTCGCCGAGGCCGGCGTGGACGTCGCCATCCTCGAGCGCGGCCCGTGGCGCGATACGCTGCCGGTCCAGTCCATGGGCATCCCGAACCGGATCCGCTACCCCGCCGGCCTGCAGCTCGCGACCCGCGGCTTCAAGCGCATCAATGGCAGGCTGCTGCCGCGCGGGGGGCTGACCCTCTCGCGTTACGGGCTGTTCGAATCGTTCTCCGCGGGCGACGTCTCGGTGCTCTGCGCCTCGGGCGTCGGCGGCGGGAGCCACGTCTATACCGCGCTGAACGACCGCCCGCGCGTGTCCGGCTACTGGGACGGGCATCACCCGGACGTGTCGAACGACGTGCTGGAGCCGCATTACGAGCGCGTCATGGCCGAAATGGGCGGCCGACCCCCACGCCTGGAAGACGCGATCCCCAACCTGACGGCGTCGCGCTACCGCGGCCACGACTGGCTGCAGGGCGGCGACGGTGGACGACAGCCGGCCCACGCCGTGCAGTATCCCGAGATCCCCGGCACCAGCCGCGAAATCGACTGGGGTGAAGGCATCCGGCGTCGCGAGGCCGACTGGAAGGACGGCGGACTGCTGGGGTCGCGCTTCGGCACCAAGACCACGCTCGACTTCGCCTTCCTCGCTCCGGCGATGCGCCGCGGCCTGCGCGTGCTGGACCTTCACGAGGCGATTTCCGTGCATCGCTGCCGCCAGACCAACCTGGCGCGCTATTCCGTGCAGGCAAAAAACCTGTACACGGGCCAGGTCGAGGCTTTCTACGCCGACCACGTGATGCTCGCGGCCGGCACCATGAACACCCTGCGCCTGTTGCTGGTGAGCCGCGACGAAGCGCGCGGCCTCGACGGGCTGCCGGCGCTGGGCCGCCGCTTCGGCACCAACGGCGATCACCTGGCGTGGTGGGGCATGGACGACGCGGAAGCCGATTTCAGCCGCGGGCTGCCCTGCCACGGCCCGGTGGCCTTGCGTCACGGTGGACGTGAGGACGACCCCTTCATGGTCGAGGTGGGGCTGATCGGCGTCGACGCGTTCCCGATGCCGGACCGGTTGCGGCGCCGGTTGCGGCGCGGCGTGATGCTGGTAGCCATGGGCGCGGATCTCGCCGACGGCCGGGTGTCGCTGCGGCGTGGCCGGCTGCATGTCCGCTACACGCGCGATGCGCAGCCGGTCTATGCACGCACGGAGGCGCTGTTTCGCGAGATCGCTGCGCAATCCGGCAAGCCGGTTCGCATGCGGCGCCGCCCGTTCACCGTGCACCCGCTTGGTGGTGCGGTGCTCGGCCCGAGCGATGCGGAGAGCGTCGTGGACGGCCGCGGCGAGGTGCACGGCTACCCGGGCCTGTTCATCGTGGACGCGGCTGCCCTGCCGGCAGCACCCGGCGGACCGCCCTCGATGACCATCGCCGCCTGGTCCAGCTTCGTGGCGAGCCGTTTCCTGGAGGACCGCACGTGA
- a CDS encoding PhoX family phosphatase — MTTPTQPDRFRPADAGNDEPETNLTAHTTFSAVVARRYSRRDVLQGGLSAALAALFAAPVLGAFARAGETPGAALRGAPSAKPGFEAIPIYRGDAVSIARGYTATPFLVAGEPIIGDQVGEARANSVAAFEDCSGADMEKRIGSHHDGMHFFPASEAPNHRGVLCLNHEYIDPYKLFPRGAWVAEGPRPGEQIRKGIAAHGVSVVAIERGAENRGWRIVKSHLNRRITPETPVVFAGPARGSTLLRTKYSPDGTRTRGTLNNCANGHTPWNTYLTCEENWASYFAAGKESSRRELRRYAVGENSDRYGWDRPAIRPDGRYDEPTASETNPDPYRRFACGEDLGADASEDYRNEPNCQGWVVEIDPFDPHSIPVKRTALGRFAHEGCTAAPAREGEPLVFYSGDDAMNQYMFKFVTRERYAPATAGGHMLDSGTLYAARFDADGHGAWLALDLADPVFLEAVARARKDPRSVWPGGHYDDFAGFSDQADVLVNARLAADVAGATPMDRPEWCAIHPQTGEVYLSLTNNDNRGAADPSAEEPRPVPPDAANPRVASEFGHIIRWREQDGRHAATRFSWEIFVLCGPPDDSRTLAGEPLDADNMHASPDGLRIDARGLLWIQTDMGDTQQAKEHARFGNNQLLAADPDSGEIRRFLQGCRGQEITGITATPDERTLFINLQHPGEGSEAEPILASTYPDGPRSRGRGRSCMLVINKDDGGVIGT, encoded by the coding sequence ATGACGACCCCCACGCAGCCTGATCGCTTTCGCCCGGCCGACGCCGGCAACGACGAACCGGAAACGAATCTCACCGCCCACACCACTTTCAGCGCGGTCGTGGCACGGCGCTATTCGCGTCGTGACGTCCTGCAAGGCGGGCTTTCGGCCGCGCTGGCCGCGCTGTTCGCCGCACCCGTCCTCGGGGCGTTCGCCCGCGCGGGTGAGACCCCGGGAGCCGCCCTGCGTGGCGCGCCATCCGCGAAACCGGGCTTCGAGGCGATCCCCATCTATCGCGGCGATGCCGTGAGCATCGCGCGCGGTTATACCGCTACGCCGTTCCTGGTCGCCGGCGAACCGATCATCGGCGACCAGGTCGGTGAGGCGAGGGCCAATTCAGTCGCCGCGTTCGAGGATTGCTCGGGCGCGGACATGGAAAAGCGCATCGGCTCACATCACGACGGGATGCACTTCTTCCCCGCTTCCGAGGCACCGAACCACCGCGGCGTGTTGTGCCTGAATCACGAGTACATCGATCCCTACAAGCTCTTTCCCCGGGGCGCCTGGGTTGCCGAGGGCCCGCGCCCGGGAGAGCAGATCCGCAAGGGCATCGCCGCCCACGGCGTCTCGGTAGTCGCCATCGAGCGGGGTGCGGAAAACAGGGGCTGGCGCATCGTGAAAAGCCACCTGAACCGCCGCATCACGCCGGAGACGCCCGTCGTGTTCGCGGGGCCCGCACGGGGCTCCACGCTGTTGCGGACGAAATACAGCCCGGATGGCACGCGCACGCGCGGCACTTTGAACAACTGCGCGAACGGCCACACGCCATGGAACACCTACCTCACCTGCGAGGAGAACTGGGCGAGTTACTTTGCCGCGGGGAAGGAATCGTCGCGGCGCGAACTGCGCCGCTATGCGGTGGGTGAGAACAGCGACCGCTACGGCTGGGACCGACCGGCCATCCGGCCGGACGGTCGCTACGATGAACCCACCGCCAGCGAGACGAACCCCGATCCCTATCGACGCTTCGCCTGCGGCGAGGACCTCGGCGCGGATGCGAGCGAGGATTATCGCAACGAGCCCAATTGCCAGGGGTGGGTGGTCGAGATCGATCCCTTCGATCCCCATTCGATCCCGGTGAAACGCACCGCGCTGGGCCGCTTCGCGCACGAGGGCTGCACCGCCGCGCCCGCACGCGAGGGCGAGCCGCTGGTGTTCTACTCGGGCGACGACGCCATGAACCAGTACATGTTCAAATTCGTCACGCGCGAACGCTATGCGCCGGCCACCGCGGGTGGGCACATGCTGGATTCGGGCACCCTGTACGCGGCCCGCTTCGACGCCGACGGCCATGGCGCCTGGCTGGCGCTCGACCTCGCCGACCCGGTGTTCCTGGAAGCCGTCGCCCGGGCGAGAAAAGACCCGCGCAGCGTCTGGCCGGGCGGGCACTACGACGATTTCGCGGGGTTCAGCGACCAGGCCGACGTGCTGGTGAACGCCCGCCTCGCCGCCGACGTGGCCGGCGCCACGCCGATGGACCGGCCGGAGTGGTGCGCGATCCATCCGCAGACCGGCGAGGTCTATCTTTCGTTGACGAACAACGACAACCGCGGCGCCGCCGACCCCTCGGCTGAAGAGCCGCGGCCCGTGCCGCCCGACGCTGCCAACCCCCGCGTTGCCAGTGAATTCGGCCATATCATCCGCTGGCGCGAGCAGGATGGCCGGCATGCCGCCACCCGCTTCAGCTGGGAGATCTTCGTGCTCTGCGGCCCGCCGGACGACAGCCGCACGCTCGCAGGCGAACCGCTGGACGCGGACAACATGCATGCCAGCCCCGACGGCCTGCGCATCGACGCCCGCGGCCTGCTGTGGATCCAGACGGACATGGGCGACACGCAGCAGGCGAAAGAACACGCGCGTTTCGGCAACAACCAGCTGCTCGCCGCCGATCCGGACAGCGGCGAAATCCGCCGCTTTCTGCAGGGCTGTCGCGGCCAGGAGATCACCGGCATCACGGCCACGCCCGACGAGCGCACGCTGTTCATCAACCTGCAGCATCCGGGCGAAGGCTCGGAAGCCGAGCCGATCCTCGCCTCGACGTACCCCGACGGTCCGCGGTCGCGCGGGCGGGGACGTTCCTGCATGCTCGTAATCAACAAGGACGACGGCGGCGTCATCGGGACCTGA
- a CDS encoding tetratricopeptide repeat protein: MSFWLELKRRKVVRVAVVYAATAFAVLQAADIMLEQMNVPEWGMGLVVAFVVLGFPIALVLAWALELTPEGIRKTDAPVADETAAGESAPALLGKRTVLAAALLVMLGIGLGAGWLLKPATDAPEIPPAPLAATPASTTPPTNQTAPATAVAADVQLGDAAVGEPDQNSIAVLPFLNMSADPDNAFFADGISEELLNILAGVEGLKVASRTSAFSFKGKDTPIPQIARALGVRHILEGSVRRQGERVRITAQLIETRSDTHLWSETFERDLVDIFRVQEEIAQAITLALKDVLGVRQVSVAATTTDLTAYELFLRGRTRFYQRVGLDEAIADLRSAVERDPDFAEAWAFLGAASFVVGNGGYSTGLDRARLMDEAGAAVERALALDPELATAMAVKGQLLTRNRDPAQVVEGLQLLERAASRVTADSSAPLWLGLSLLELGRVDRALPHLEKANALDPLVGINQGYLGIAYVTAGRAEEAILLGLRSQELTGSVFWSFQMLIELVNSGAEARAYELLGAMLAADDLNPVDRQFFTELQLAISDPAQRDSVFVSGEPGADEVDRFRAVVKDLMFRNGARAISMGDLRVSQLMLTIGAWLPSLGWLREDPALYAYMDRIGTVGFWELDGFPPGCRPVDDPAGRRLDCSGYGQ; encoded by the coding sequence GTGAGTTTCTGGCTCGAACTCAAGCGCCGCAAGGTGGTGCGGGTCGCCGTGGTGTACGCGGCGACGGCCTTCGCCGTGCTGCAGGCGGCGGACATCATGCTGGAGCAGATGAACGTGCCGGAGTGGGGCATGGGGCTGGTGGTGGCCTTCGTCGTGCTCGGCTTCCCGATCGCGCTGGTGCTCGCCTGGGCGCTGGAACTGACGCCGGAAGGCATCCGCAAGACCGACGCGCCGGTGGCCGACGAGACGGCGGCAGGAGAGTCCGCCCCGGCCTTGCTTGGCAAGCGCACCGTGTTGGCAGCGGCCCTGCTGGTGATGCTCGGTATCGGCCTGGGCGCCGGCTGGTTGTTGAAGCCCGCGACCGATGCGCCGGAGATACCGCCTGCGCCGCTGGCCGCGACGCCGGCTTCCACAACGCCGCCGACGAACCAAACGGCCCCCGCAACTGCGGTTGCCGCGGATGTTCAGCTTGGCGACGCAGCAGTCGGGGAACCGGACCAGAACTCCATCGCCGTGCTGCCGTTCCTCAACATGAGCGCCGATCCGGACAACGCGTTCTTCGCCGACGGCATCTCCGAAGAGCTGTTGAACATCCTCGCGGGCGTGGAGGGGTTGAAGGTGGCGTCGCGCACGTCGGCCTTTTCCTTCAAGGGCAAGGACACGCCGATTCCGCAGATTGCGCGCGCGCTGGGCGTGCGGCACATCCTCGAGGGCTCGGTGCGCCGCCAGGGAGAGCGCGTGCGGATCACGGCGCAGCTGATCGAGACGCGCAGCGACACGCACCTCTGGTCGGAAACCTTCGAGCGCGATCTCGTCGATATTTTCCGGGTGCAGGAGGAGATCGCCCAGGCGATCACCCTGGCGCTCAAGGACGTGCTCGGCGTGCGCCAGGTTTCGGTGGCTGCGACGACGACCGACCTCACCGCCTACGAGCTCTTCCTGCGTGGTCGCACGCGCTTCTACCAGCGCGTCGGCCTCGACGAAGCGATCGCCGACCTGCGGTCCGCCGTCGAGCGCGATCCGGATTTCGCCGAGGCCTGGGCGTTCCTCGGCGCGGCCAGCTTCGTGGTTGGCAACGGCGGCTACTCCACCGGGCTCGATCGCGCGCGCCTGATGGACGAGGCCGGGGCCGCTGTGGAGCGGGCCCTCGCCCTTGACCCCGAACTCGCGACTGCAATGGCGGTCAAGGGCCAGCTGCTGACGCGTAACAGGGACCCGGCCCAAGTCGTGGAAGGCTTGCAGCTGCTTGAGCGCGCAGCCAGTCGGGTGACCGCCGATTCCTCTGCGCCGCTCTGGCTCGGCTTGTCCCTGCTGGAGCTCGGGCGTGTCGATCGCGCCCTGCCGCATCTCGAGAAGGCCAACGCGCTGGACCCGCTGGTGGGGATCAACCAGGGCTATCTTGGCATTGCCTATGTCACCGCTGGGCGAGCCGAGGAAGCGATTCTTCTCGGCCTGCGCTCCCAGGAACTCACCGGCAGTGTTTTCTGGTCTTTCCAGATGCTCATTGAGCTGGTGAACTCCGGTGCCGAGGCGCGTGCTTACGAGTTGCTCGGCGCCATGCTGGCCGCTGACGACCTCAACCCTGTTGACCGGCAGTTCTTTACCGAGCTGCAGCTCGCAATCTCAGATCCCGCGCAGCGCGACTCGGTGTTTGTGTCCGGCGAGCCTGGCGCAGACGAGGTCGACCGTTTCCGGGCCGTGGTCAAGGACCTCATGTTCCGTAATGGTGCGCGTGCTATCAGCATGGGGGACTTGAGAGTCAGCCAGCTAATGCTGACGATCGGCGCGTGGTTGCCATCGCTGGGGTGGCTGCGGGAGGACCCCGCCCTTTACGCGTACATGGACCGCATCGGCACCGTGGGTTTCTGGGAGCTGGACGGTTTCCCGCCTGGCTGCCGGCCGGTCGATGATCCAGCCGGCCGCCGGCTGGATTGCAGCGGGTACGGGCAATGA
- a CDS encoding tetratricopeptide repeat protein, giving the protein MSSAPGLFDELKRRNVFRVGAAYLVVAWLLVEISDTIFPRLGLPEWTVTFVIALLLIGLPLALFLAWAFELTPEGVKRTEEVEQDASVTPQTGRAIDKLILVGMVVVVAVIVADRFLFKESGQGARDLPVETAGVAEREDTTPVSAGAAGDSGVQSPSLVDASGGQPVGALSVAAAQPQASGIAVLPFVNMSPDPENAYFADGISEELLNILGGIEGLKVASRTSAFSFKGKDTPITEIARLLDVQHVLEGSVRKQGQRVRITAQLIDAGSDAHLWSETYERELVDIFRVQEEIALAITAALEDILGTPEVSVDTPTRDLDAYQDFLRGRSRFYQRFELDQAIEDLQAAVDRDPQFAEAWAFLAAATGVVAGGGYPTELDAADLDERSDEAQARALALDPDIPILLAGMGMSLVAQGNVVEGLARLEEAARQVDPDTSPRLWLGLSLSEVGRVDLALPWFQSAHAQDPLVPINHGYLGYAHAVFGREEEAAQLVKRGLELNPNSPYWTQLLAFEAIHQGDTARFAELWRMLDDGEIDRAVLAALADPGQQAAAFAALPPDASPRFLNAARVVLSLVFRDTDRLFEAVGSADRSGQNYMRFAAWLPSLGWLREDPRFYEFMADSGAVAYWEAEGYPGGCRPVDDPAGRRLDCSEYAP; this is encoded by the coding sequence ATGAGTTCGGCGCCGGGATTGTTCGACGAACTCAAGCGCCGCAACGTGTTCCGCGTGGGCGCGGCCTACCTGGTGGTGGCCTGGCTGCTGGTGGAGATCAGCGACACGATTTTCCCGCGCCTCGGCCTGCCCGAATGGACGGTGACTTTCGTCATCGCCTTGCTGCTGATCGGCCTGCCGCTGGCACTGTTTCTCGCCTGGGCTTTCGAGCTGACGCCGGAAGGGGTGAAGCGGACCGAGGAGGTGGAGCAAGACGCCTCGGTGACGCCGCAGACCGGTCGGGCCATCGACAAGCTGATCCTCGTCGGCATGGTGGTGGTGGTGGCCGTGATCGTGGCGGACCGGTTCCTGTTCAAGGAGAGCGGGCAGGGCGCGCGTGACCTGCCTGTCGAGACGGCAGGCGTGGCCGAGCGGGAAGACACGACACCAGTATCGGCGGGAGCGGCTGGCGACTCGGGCGTGCAAAGCCCATCGCTTGTCGATGCTTCAGGCGGGCAGCCGGTCGGCGCCCTCTCCGTTGCAGCGGCACAGCCCCAGGCCAGCGGCATCGCCGTGTTGCCCTTCGTCAACATGAGTCCGGATCCCGAGAACGCCTATTTCGCCGATGGTATCTCGGAGGAGCTGCTCAATATTCTCGGCGGTATCGAGGGTCTGAAGGTCGCCTCGCGCACCTCGGCGTTTTCTTTCAAGGGCAAGGACACGCCGATCACCGAGATCGCGCGGCTGCTGGACGTGCAACACGTGCTCGAGGGCTCGGTGCGCAAGCAGGGCCAGCGCGTGCGCATCACCGCCCAGCTGATCGATGCCGGCAGCGATGCCCACCTGTGGTCGGAGACCTACGAGCGCGAGCTGGTGGATATCTTTCGCGTGCAGGAGGAGATCGCGTTGGCGATCACGGCCGCGCTCGAGGACATCCTCGGCACGCCGGAGGTTTCGGTCGATACGCCCACCCGCGACCTCGACGCCTACCAGGACTTCCTGCGTGGCCGATCACGCTTTTACCAGCGCTTCGAGTTGGACCAGGCGATCGAGGACCTGCAGGCCGCGGTCGATCGTGATCCGCAATTCGCCGAAGCCTGGGCATTCCTTGCCGCGGCCACCGGTGTAGTAGCCGGCGGCGGTTATCCGACGGAGCTGGACGCCGCGGATCTCGACGAGCGCAGCGACGAAGCCCAGGCACGGGCGCTGGCGCTGGATCCCGACATTCCCATCCTGCTGGCCGGGATGGGCATGAGCCTGGTGGCACAAGGCAACGTGGTGGAAGGCCTCGCCAGGCTCGAGGAAGCCGCCCGCCAGGTCGACCCGGACACCTCTCCTCGGCTCTGGCTAGGTCTTTCGCTTTCGGAGGTCGGGCGCGTGGATCTTGCGCTGCCCTGGTTCCAGAGCGCACATGCCCAGGACCCGCTGGTGCCGATCAATCACGGTTATCTCGGTTACGCCCATGCCGTTTTCGGCCGCGAAGAGGAGGCCGCGCAGCTCGTCAAGCGGGGCCTGGAGTTGAATCCAAACTCCCCGTACTGGACGCAGCTGCTGGCCTTCGAAGCCATACACCAGGGCGATACGGCGCGGTTTGCTGAGCTCTGGCGAATGCTGGATGACGGTGAAATCGATCGGGCGGTACTGGCCGCCCTGGCCGACCCCGGCCAACAGGCCGCGGCGTTCGCGGCGCTGCCGCCTGACGCGTCACCAAGATTCTTGAACGCGGCCCGGGTCGTCCTGTCACTGGTGTTTCGCGATACCGACCGGTTGTTCGAAGCGGTAGGGAGCGCCGATCGCAGCGGCCAGAACTACATGCGCTTCGCCGCCTGGCTGCCGTCGCTCGGCTGGCTCAGGGAGGATCCGCGTTTCTACGAGTTCATGGCTGACAGTGGCGCGGTGGCTTACTGGGAAGCCGAGGGTTACCCGGGCGGCTGCCGCCCGGTGGACGATCCGGCGGGCCGGCGGCTGGATTGCAGCGAGTATGCGCCATGA
- a CDS encoding tetratricopeptide repeat protein has product MTLFSELKRRNVFRVGAAYVVVCWLLLQVADVLLDNFGAPDWVFKSFTALLALGFPLAIFLSWAFELTPEGMKRTADVTAADEAASQGDRRVDRVVLVAAMVLIAGMAIERVWFAGRDSDADGLAQTSAAQTAAGQATVPGTSTGQATAAQASPGEAADAASAPARSIAVLAFEDLSPEGDQAYFAEGISEELLNLLARIDDFKVAARTSSFNFKGRQADIGEIGRALNVETVLEGSVRKAGDQVRVTAQLIEVGSGFHLWSQSYDRRLENIFTVQDEIATAIVQALRLELDIDAETSTRTANVVAYDHYLRGRQLAREPSRAGLLRGIEQFEQAIALDPGFAAAYSGIAEAWVWLEDYGGVQATEAFPKAERAARRALALDPESAEALAAMAMVQDRYYNDSQGAQALFERTLRISPNYVTAYNLYGDVLRDLGQFERMIEVHRAAVEVDPLSIFMKTRLASKLLILREYDEASAIISEVLAESPGNDYALEELGNLARDQGRLADAIREFRKVHFARPGDPYSAAQIARLAANLDDQPLAEAWIEAARARGENNRWELYARQDLAAWSADWTGLDEIGRLRGGPDGARIRGVAASHLGAYPEARRHLLEALQLGGYDRTRGARVSHVSVLLHLAWVEQRMEMPDWAQRVDDALPVLEAMHSQGTASAQLGVEYPAYGLAQVAALRNDRAAALQYLLELEDFDFARHWFLERELMFAPWRDDPEFRAVVSRIEQHTAAERAKLAGMEVLP; this is encoded by the coding sequence ATGACGCTGTTCAGCGAACTCAAGCGCCGCAACGTTTTTCGCGTCGGGGCGGCCTACGTGGTGGTCTGCTGGCTGTTGCTGCAGGTGGCCGACGTGCTGCTGGACAACTTCGGTGCGCCCGACTGGGTGTTCAAGTCCTTTACCGCTCTCCTGGCGCTCGGCTTTCCGCTGGCGATATTCCTCTCCTGGGCCTTCGAGCTGACGCCCGAGGGGATGAAGCGCACGGCCGACGTGACTGCGGCGGACGAGGCGGCCTCGCAAGGCGACCGGCGGGTCGATCGCGTGGTCCTGGTGGCGGCGATGGTGCTGATCGCGGGGATGGCCATCGAGCGCGTGTGGTTCGCCGGACGCGACAGCGACGCCGATGGGCTTGCGCAAACTTCCGCGGCACAGACCGCTGCCGGCCAGGCGACCGTGCCTGGGACATCCACCGGCCAGGCGACCGCGGCCCAGGCATCCCCCGGCGAGGCGGCCGACGCGGCGAGTGCGCCGGCGCGGTCCATCGCCGTGCTGGCCTTCGAGGATCTCAGCCCGGAGGGCGACCAGGCCTATTTCGCCGAGGGCATCTCCGAGGAACTGCTGAACCTCTTGGCGCGCATCGACGACTTCAAGGTCGCCGCGCGCACCTCCTCGTTCAATTTCAAGGGCCGCCAGGCCGACATCGGCGAGATCGGGCGGGCGCTCAACGTGGAAACCGTGCTGGAGGGCTCGGTGCGCAAGGCCGGCGACCAGGTGCGCGTCACGGCGCAGCTGATCGAGGTGGGCAGCGGCTTCCACCTGTGGTCGCAGAGCTACGACCGCCGGCTGGAGAACATCTTCACGGTGCAGGACGAAATCGCGACCGCGATCGTGCAGGCGTTGCGCCTCGAGCTGGACATCGATGCCGAGACCTCGACCCGCACGGCCAATGTCGTCGCCTACGACCATTACCTGCGCGGCCGGCAGCTGGCGCGCGAGCCGAGTCGCGCCGGCCTGCTGCGCGGCATCGAGCAGTTCGAGCAGGCCATTGCGCTCGACCCCGGTTTCGCGGCCGCCTACAGCGGCATCGCCGAGGCCTGGGTATGGCTGGAAGACTACGGCGGTGTGCAGGCGACGGAAGCCTTTCCGAAAGCGGAGCGGGCCGCGCGCCGCGCACTGGCGCTCGATCCGGAATCGGCCGAGGCGCTGGCGGCGATGGCGATGGTGCAGGACCGCTATTACAACGATTCGCAGGGCGCGCAGGCCCTGTTCGAACGCACGCTGCGCATCAGCCCGAACTACGTCACCGCCTACAACCTCTATGGCGACGTGCTGCGCGACCTGGGGCAGTTCGAGCGCATGATCGAGGTGCACCGGGCCGCCGTCGAGGTCGACCCCTTGTCGATCTTTATGAAGACCCGGCTGGCGTCCAAGCTGCTCATCCTGCGCGAGTATGACGAGGCGAGCGCGATAATTTCCGAGGTGCTGGCGGAGTCGCCGGGCAATGATTATGCGCTCGAGGAACTCGGCAACCTGGCGCGTGACCAGGGCCGTCTCGCCGACGCGATCCGCGAGTTCAGGAAGGTGCATTTTGCGCGCCCCGGCGATCCGTACAGCGCCGCGCAGATCGCCAGGCTGGCGGCGAACCTGGATGACCAGCCGCTGGCCGAGGCCTGGATCGAGGCCGCGCGCGCGCGGGGCGAGAACAATCGCTGGGAACTCTATGCCCGGCAGGATCTCGCGGCGTGGAGCGCCGACTGGACCGGGCTGGACGAGATCGGGCGCCTCCGCGGCGGCCCCGACGGCGCCAGGATACGCGGCGTGGCAGCCTCGCATCTCGGGGCGTATCCGGAGGCGCGGCGCCACCTGCTGGAGGCCTTGCAGCTGGGTGGTTACGATCGCACGCGGGGTGCGCGGGTGTCGCATGTGTCGGTCCTTTTGCACCTGGCCTGGGTGGAGCAACGCATGGAGATGCCGGACTGGGCGCAGCGCGTCGACGACGCGCTGCCGGTGCTCGAAGCGATGCACAGCCAGGGCACGGCGAGCGCCCAGCTTGGCGTCGAATACCCGGCCTACGGCCTGGCGCAAGTGGCCGCGCTGCGCAATGACCGTGCCGCAGCGTTGCAATACCTTTTGGAGCTGGAGGATTTCGATTTTGCGCGCCACTGGTTCCTCGAGCGCGAGCTGATGTTTGCGCCGTGGCGGGATGACCCGGAGTTCCGGGCGGTGGTGAGCAGGATCGAGCAGCACACCGCGGCCGAACGCGCGAAGCTGGCCGGGATGGAAGTGCTGCCGTGA